In the Larimichthys crocea isolate SSNF chromosome XXI, L_crocea_2.0, whole genome shotgun sequence genome, one interval contains:
- the pias1b gene encoding E3 SUMO-protein ligase PIAS1 isoform X2 — protein MVMSLRVSELQVLLGYAGRNKHGRKHELLTKALHLLKAGCSPAVQMKIKELYRRRFPTKMVSPVDLTLPGVHSASSLPAGLAQLGFDSHGSPSPLLPVSLLGPKHELSLPHLPSSLHPVHPDVKLQRLPFYDVLDELIKPTSLASDNSQRFQEACYAFALTPQQVQQISSSMDISGTKCDFAVQVQLRFCLSETSCPQEDHFPPNLCVKVNGKPCNLPGYLPPTKNGVEPKRPSRPINITSLIRLSTTVPNTIVVSWTSEIGRSFSMAVYLVRQQSSAVLLQRLRAKGIRNPDHSRALIKEKLTADPESEIATTSLRVSLLCPLGKMRLTIPCRAMTCSHLQCFDATLYIQMNEKKPTWVCPVCDKKAPYEHLIIDGLFMEILNSCSDCDEIQFKEDGNWAPMRSKREVQEVSASYNGVDSDSSRTDAHEQKRGSSNDNSKKVDVIDLTLDSSSEDELDDEPPLKRACPSLSPVSPPPNKGVLNLHSQASPVTRAPSMPPVETSYIPPPPPLIQDYRHYYHTTSDLPDLSFFSFLQGDNQHYNMVMAAAAAASASASEDHDLLLNRFLPYGSSQMLREQPGTPGSSTLAATNGGSNSGSTSSLVSSSSLRDRDKDRERDRDRDSHSISGLSRSSVEAAAAAAIYGSISDVISLD, from the exons ATGGTAATGAGTCTTCGAGTTTCGGAGCTCCAAGTGTTGTTGGGGTATGCGGGACGGAATAAGCACGGGCGCAAACACGAACTTTTGACCAAAGCTCTCCACCTACTCAAGGCCGGTTGCAGTCCTGCAGTGCAGATGAAGATCAAAGAGCTCTATAGACGGCGCTTCCCAACCAAAATGGTTTCACCGGTGGACCTGACTCTGCCCGGCGTTCATTCTGCCTCCAGTCTGCCTGCTGGCCTCGCACAGCTGGGATTTGACAGCCACGGTTCCCCGTCGCCTCTGCTGCCTGTTTCTTTACTCGGGCCTAAACACGAGCTGAGTCTGcctcacctcccctcctccctgcaTCCCGTACACCCCGATGTCAAGCTCCAGAGATTGCCATTCTATGACGTGCTGGATGAGCTCATTAAGCCAACCAGCCTGG CCTCAGACAACAGTCAACGGTTCCAGGAAGCATGTTATGCCTTTGCATTAACACCACAGCAAGTCCAACAGATCAGCAGCTCCAT GGACATATCTGGGACCAAATGTGACTTTGCTGTTCAAGTCCAATTAAG ATTTTGTTTATCAGAGACAAGCTGTCCCCAGGAGGATCATTTCCCCCCTAATCTGTGTGTGAAGGTCAACGGCAAACCCTGTAATCTCCCG GGATATCTTCCTCCAACCAAAAATGGAGTTGAACCAAAAAGGCCCAGTCGTCCCATTAACATAACCTCTCTAATCCGACTGTCCACTACAGTCCCCAATACAATCGTGGTGTCATGGACTTCAGAGATTGGGAGG AGCTTTTCCATGGCTGTTTATTTGGTAAGACAGCAGTCGTCTGCAGTGTTGTTGCAAAGACTACGGGCCAAAGGAATTAGGAACCCCGACCACTCAAGAGCTCTGA TCAAGGAGAAATTAACAGCTGATCCAGAGAGCGAGATCGCCACCACCAGTCTACGAGTCTCTCTCCTGTGTCCT CTCGGCAAGATGAGGCTGACAATCCCATGCAGAGCAATGACATGCTCGCACCTTCAGTGCTTCGACGCTACACTTTATATACAAATGAACGAGAAGAAGCCGACTTGGGTGTGTCCAGTCTGTGACAAGAAGGCGCCGTATGAGCACCTCATTATTGATGG ATTGTTCATGGAAATCTTGAATAGCTGTTCTGACTGTGATGAAATCCAATTCAAAGAAGATGGAAACTGGGCCCCCATGAGGTCAAAGAGAGAGGTGCAGGAGGTCTCTGCCTCTTACAATGGTGTGGACAGTG attcATCTCGGACCGACGCGCACGAGCAGAAACGGGGATCGTCCAATGACAACAGCAAGAAAGTTGACGTGATCGATCTGACACTGGATAGCTCCTCAGAGGATGAGCTAGACGATGAGCCGCCTCTTAAAAGGGCCTGTCCCTCGCTGTCACCCGTCTCTCCACCTCCAAACAAAGG agTACTGAACCTACACAGCCAGGCCTCACCTGTGACCAGAGCTCCCAGCATGCCCCCTGTGGAGACCAGCTacattcctccccctccacctcttaTCCAGGACTATCGCCACTATTATCATACAACTAGTGACCTGCCAG ATCTAagtttcttctccttcctccaaGGCGACAATCAG CATTACAACATGGTGATGGCTGCCGCAGCAGCTGCGTCGGCCTCCGCCTCAGAGGACCACGACCTGCTACTCAACCGCTTCCTGCCTTACGGCTCCTCTCAGATGTTAAGGGAGCAGCCGGGCACCCCGGGGAGCAGCACGCTGGCAGCCACCAACGGAGGCAGCAACAGTGGCAGCACCAGTAGTTTGGTGTCTTCTAGCAGTCTGCGGGACCGTGACAAAGACAGGgagcgagacagagacagggacagccACTCCATCTCAGGATTGTCAAGGTCCTCGGTGGAAGCTGCAGCGGCAGCGGCCATTTATGGCTCCATATCTGACGTTATCTCTCTTGACTAG
- the pias1b gene encoding E3 SUMO-protein ligase PIAS1 isoform X1 produces MAESAELKQMVMSLRVSELQVLLGYAGRNKHGRKHELLTKALHLLKAGCSPAVQMKIKELYRRRFPTKMVSPVDLTLPGVHSASSLPAGLAQLGFDSHGSPSPLLPVSLLGPKHELSLPHLPSSLHPVHPDVKLQRLPFYDVLDELIKPTSLASDNSQRFQEACYAFALTPQQVQQISSSMDISGTKCDFAVQVQLRFCLSETSCPQEDHFPPNLCVKVNGKPCNLPGYLPPTKNGVEPKRPSRPINITSLIRLSTTVPNTIVVSWTSEIGRSFSMAVYLVRQQSSAVLLQRLRAKGIRNPDHSRALIKEKLTADPESEIATTSLRVSLLCPLGKMRLTIPCRAMTCSHLQCFDATLYIQMNEKKPTWVCPVCDKKAPYEHLIIDGLFMEILNSCSDCDEIQFKEDGNWAPMRSKREVQEVSASYNGVDSDSSRTDAHEQKRGSSNDNSKKVDVIDLTLDSSSEDELDDEPPLKRACPSLSPVSPPPNKGVLNLHSQASPVTRAPSMPPVETSYIPPPPPLIQDYRHYYHTTSDLPDLSFFSFLQGDNQHYNMVMAAAAAASASASEDHDLLLNRFLPYGSSQMLREQPGTPGSSTLAATNGGSNSGSTSSLVSSSSLRDRDKDRERDRDRDSHSISGLSRSSVEAAAAAAIYGSISDVISLD; encoded by the exons ATGGCGGAGAGTGCGGAACTGAAG CAAATGGTAATGAGTCTTCGAGTTTCGGAGCTCCAAGTGTTGTTGGGGTATGCGGGACGGAATAAGCACGGGCGCAAACACGAACTTTTGACCAAAGCTCTCCACCTACTCAAGGCCGGTTGCAGTCCTGCAGTGCAGATGAAGATCAAAGAGCTCTATAGACGGCGCTTCCCAACCAAAATGGTTTCACCGGTGGACCTGACTCTGCCCGGCGTTCATTCTGCCTCCAGTCTGCCTGCTGGCCTCGCACAGCTGGGATTTGACAGCCACGGTTCCCCGTCGCCTCTGCTGCCTGTTTCTTTACTCGGGCCTAAACACGAGCTGAGTCTGcctcacctcccctcctccctgcaTCCCGTACACCCCGATGTCAAGCTCCAGAGATTGCCATTCTATGACGTGCTGGATGAGCTCATTAAGCCAACCAGCCTGG CCTCAGACAACAGTCAACGGTTCCAGGAAGCATGTTATGCCTTTGCATTAACACCACAGCAAGTCCAACAGATCAGCAGCTCCAT GGACATATCTGGGACCAAATGTGACTTTGCTGTTCAAGTCCAATTAAG ATTTTGTTTATCAGAGACAAGCTGTCCCCAGGAGGATCATTTCCCCCCTAATCTGTGTGTGAAGGTCAACGGCAAACCCTGTAATCTCCCG GGATATCTTCCTCCAACCAAAAATGGAGTTGAACCAAAAAGGCCCAGTCGTCCCATTAACATAACCTCTCTAATCCGACTGTCCACTACAGTCCCCAATACAATCGTGGTGTCATGGACTTCAGAGATTGGGAGG AGCTTTTCCATGGCTGTTTATTTGGTAAGACAGCAGTCGTCTGCAGTGTTGTTGCAAAGACTACGGGCCAAAGGAATTAGGAACCCCGACCACTCAAGAGCTCTGA TCAAGGAGAAATTAACAGCTGATCCAGAGAGCGAGATCGCCACCACCAGTCTACGAGTCTCTCTCCTGTGTCCT CTCGGCAAGATGAGGCTGACAATCCCATGCAGAGCAATGACATGCTCGCACCTTCAGTGCTTCGACGCTACACTTTATATACAAATGAACGAGAAGAAGCCGACTTGGGTGTGTCCAGTCTGTGACAAGAAGGCGCCGTATGAGCACCTCATTATTGATGG ATTGTTCATGGAAATCTTGAATAGCTGTTCTGACTGTGATGAAATCCAATTCAAAGAAGATGGAAACTGGGCCCCCATGAGGTCAAAGAGAGAGGTGCAGGAGGTCTCTGCCTCTTACAATGGTGTGGACAGTG attcATCTCGGACCGACGCGCACGAGCAGAAACGGGGATCGTCCAATGACAACAGCAAGAAAGTTGACGTGATCGATCTGACACTGGATAGCTCCTCAGAGGATGAGCTAGACGATGAGCCGCCTCTTAAAAGGGCCTGTCCCTCGCTGTCACCCGTCTCTCCACCTCCAAACAAAGG agTACTGAACCTACACAGCCAGGCCTCACCTGTGACCAGAGCTCCCAGCATGCCCCCTGTGGAGACCAGCTacattcctccccctccacctcttaTCCAGGACTATCGCCACTATTATCATACAACTAGTGACCTGCCAG ATCTAagtttcttctccttcctccaaGGCGACAATCAG CATTACAACATGGTGATGGCTGCCGCAGCAGCTGCGTCGGCCTCCGCCTCAGAGGACCACGACCTGCTACTCAACCGCTTCCTGCCTTACGGCTCCTCTCAGATGTTAAGGGAGCAGCCGGGCACCCCGGGGAGCAGCACGCTGGCAGCCACCAACGGAGGCAGCAACAGTGGCAGCACCAGTAGTTTGGTGTCTTCTAGCAGTCTGCGGGACCGTGACAAAGACAGGgagcgagacagagacagggacagccACTCCATCTCAGGATTGTCAAGGTCCTCGGTGGAAGCTGCAGCGGCAGCGGCCATTTATGGCTCCATATCTGACGTTATCTCTCTTGACTAG